Proteins encoded by one window of Thermovirga sp.:
- the rpmE gene encoding 50S ribosomal protein L31 yields the protein MKKDIHPKYGECKVTCACGNSFATGSTVEEIKVAVCSACHPVFTGKRGTRVSEAGRVEKFQKKYAGTRFGKPAENGEEEKKD from the coding sequence ATGAAAAAGGATATACATCCCAAGTATGGTGAATGCAAGGTGACCTGCGCCTGCGGGAACTCCTTCGCGACCGGGTCCACCGTGGAGGAGATCAAGGTAGCCGTCTGTTCCGCTTGTCACCCGGTCTTTACGGGAAAACGCGGCACAAGGGTATCCGAAGCCGGCAGGGTCGAGAAGTTCCAGAAGAAATACGCCGGTACCCGTTTCGGTAAACCTGCTGAAAACGGGGAGGAAGAGAAGAAGGACTGA